DNA from Candidatus Deferrimicrobiaceae bacterium:
GATCGAGTCGATCGCGACGCCGACTTTCCCGACCTCGCCCGCCGCGACCGGGTTGTCCGAGTCGTACCCCATCTGGGTGGGAAGGTCGAACGCCACCGAGAGCCCCGTCTGCCCCTGGGCAAGCAGATACCGGTATCTCCGGTTCGACTCCCGCGCGTCCCCGAAGCCCGCGTATTGCCTCATCGTCCAGAACCGGCCGCGGTACATGGTCGGCTGCACGCCCCGGGTAAAGGGGTATTCCCCGGGAAATCCCGCGTCCGCCAGGGAATCGATATTCTCCAGGTCCAGCGGTGTGTACAGCCGCTCGATCGTCTCACCAGAGGTGCTCTCGAAGCGCTTCCGCCTCTCGGGAGATTTCGCGATCACCGGCGCCAGGACCTTCTTCTCCCACCGCTCCCGCGCCGCCCGGATGCGGGAGATCTCCGCGGCCTTTCCCTTCCGTGCCGGCATTCCGCCCCCCTATTCCACCAGGAGCAGCTTCGTCCCCGATTCGACGATCTCGCCTTCCTTCACGAAAATCTCCTTGACCTTCCCGGCCATGGCGGACTTCAGCTCGTTCTCCATCTTCATCGCCTCGACGACGATCACCCCCTGGTCGCTCTGCACCTCTTCCCCCTCGTTGACGAGGAGCTTCACCACCTTCCCCGGCATCGGCGAGATGACCAGCGCTTTCCCCGCCGCTGCCTTTCCTCCCGCGCGACTCAGCGCCTTGAGCTGTTCGTTCATCAGCGTGAACTTGTGGCAATCCCCGCCGATCAGCACCTCGTAA
Protein-coding regions in this window:
- a CDS encoding biotin/lipoyl-containing protein; the encoded protein is MNYVATIGNREVKITVEEVGVARYMVRGDEKEYLVDAHQVQGSVWSILYGTNSFEVDVQRKGDDYEVLIGGDCHKFTLMNEQLKALSRAGGKAAAGKALVISPMPGKVVKLLVNEGEEVQSDQGVIVVEAMKMENELKSAMAGKVKEIFVKEGEIVESGTKLLLVE